A stretch of the Oncorhynchus clarkii lewisi isolate Uvic-CL-2024 chromosome 9, UVic_Ocla_1.0, whole genome shotgun sequence genome encodes the following:
- the LOC139416337 gene encoding uncharacterized protein isoform X2 — MIKDNLDRLKDEDFHKAEEFVQLMGILYTSTLCVSCDKNATCGQIIPILHKLEEHFTVKNEDTFVATVKEKVWENLSERYQDEYIQAFLHETAAMDPGFKGRPVSDATWDRLRKATVEANVTGATPRLSEEQCRRTRSTSNRRSLKEKERKWSSPSIVQNKECLGGAVLRGGQGVEVDDPTGHLVPHPQRAC; from the coding sequence ATGATCAAGGACAACCTGGACCGTCTGAAGGACGAGGACTTCCATAAGGCTGAGGAGTTTGTCCAGCTCATGGGAATCCTCTATACATCCACACTGTGTGTGTCATGTGACAAGAACGCCACCTGTGGACAGATCATACCCATCCTCCACAAACTGGAGGAGCACTTCACTGTGAAGAATGAAGATACGTTTGTGGCAACCGTCAAAGAGAAGGTGTGGGAGAACCTCTCCGAGCGCTATCAGGATGAGTACATTCAAGCCTTCCTGCATGAGACCGCAGCAATGGACCCCGGATTTAAAGGGAGGCCGGTGAGTGACGCCACCTGGGACAGGCTGAGGAAGGCAACTGTTGAGGCCAATGTGACAGGAGCGACACCAAGGCTGTCAGAGGAGCAGTGCAGACGGACACGGAGCACCAGCAACAGGAGGAGtctgaaggagaaggagaggaaatggAGCAGTCCCTCCATTGTACAAAACAAGGAGTGCCTTGGAGGAGCTGTTctcagaggaggacagggagTTGAGGTTGACGATCCAACAGGACACCTTGTCCCTCACCCTCAGCGAGCGTGTTGA